One region of Anticarsia gemmatalis isolate Benzon Research Colony breed Stoneville strain chromosome 2, ilAntGemm2 primary, whole genome shotgun sequence genomic DNA includes:
- the LOC142980707 gene encoding uncharacterized protein LOC142980707, whose protein sequence is MKKDSRTWVIFLSVMALTSAIPADSNSIPTAETTRHEPDSEFCQPLVIGHRGASGYVPEHTLGSYSLAVVMGADYIEPDLVMTSDHQLVARHDNELGLTTDVASRPEFASRRQTKTIDGNELTGWFTEDFTLAELKTLRAIERIPDIRPGNARLNGIFFIPTFQEIIDLAKGLETSQKRVIGIYPEIKHSTYFRKLGLPVEQALVDILHKNGYEGRHAPIYIQSFEVNNLKELKNMTDLRLLQLYESDRSMQPFDQIDQGTNLTYGDMATPEGLSAVAVYAYAVGPDKSFIIPRDENNRLGNATSFVDDAHAAGLKVHPYTFRAENNFLPAEAMSEDGLPSSIGNLTLEIQAYFDAGIDGLFSDQPDVPARLRGRCST, encoded by the coding sequence ATGAAGAAAGATTCAAGAACATGGGTGATTTTCCTCAGTGTTATGGCCTTGACGTCGGCTATACCAGCTGATTCAAATTCAATACCAACAGCAGAAACTACCAGACACGAACCTGATTCAGAGTTCTGTCAGCCGCTAGTGATAGGACACCGAGGTGCCAGCGGATATGTTCCAGAACACACCCTCGGTTCCTACTCTCTCGCTGTCGTTATGGGAGCCGACTACATCGAACCAGATCTAGTGATGACCAGTGATCACCAACTTGTAGCACGCCATGACAACGAACTGGGATTAACAACAGACGTCGCAAGCCGACCTGAATTCGCATCAAGACGTCAAACTAAAACAATTGACGGTAATGAATTAACCGGCTGGTTCACCGAAGATTTTACCCTTGCTGAACTCAAAACTTTACGTGCGATCGAACGTATTCCAGACATCAGACCGGGAAATGCAAGACTAAATGGCATATTCTTCATTCCTACATTCCAAGAGATCATTGACTTGGCAAAGGGCCTTGAAACCAGTCAGAAGAGAGTAATTGGTATCTATCCTGAGATCAAGCACAGCACTTATTTCCGTAAACTTGGATTACCGGTGGAACAGGCCTTAGTCGATATACTACACAAAAATGGATACGAAGGACGTCATGCACCTATCTATATTCAATCCTTTGAGGTGAACAACTTGAAAGAACTGAAAAATATGACTGATTTGCGACTATTGCAATTGTATGAGAGCGATAGGTCAATGCAGCCATTCGATCAAATTGATCAAGGCACCAACCTTACGTACGGTGACATGGCGACGCCGGAGGGACTGTCTGCTGTAGCTGTTTACGCCTACGCAGTGGGTCCGGATAAAAGCTTCATCATACCACGTGACGAAAATAACAGACTAGGCAACGCTACCAGTTTTGTGGATGATGCTCATGCGGCAGGATTAAAGGTACATCCGTACACCTTCCGTGCTGAAAATAACTTCTTACCAGCAGAGGCCATGAGTGAGGATGGGTTACCGAGTAGTATAGGCAACTTAACTCTTGAGATACAGGCTTATTTCGACGCTGGGATCGACGGCCTCTTCAGTGATCAACCTGACGTGCCTGCTCGTCTTCGAGGCCGCTGCTCAACGTAG
- the LOC142986258 gene encoding glycerophosphodiester phosphodiesterase, periplasmic-like, giving the protein MICRVQYFYYYVSSKLYTIKNMNRLCVFYFVRVQHILKQTNLLFSTGVTNIQSESLFCRPLVIAHRGASGYVPEHTLGSYALAILMGTDYIEPDLVLTSDHQVIARHDNELGLTTDIALHPEFASRRTTKTVDGAKVNGWFTEDFTLPELKTLRAIESLPEIRPGNARLDHIFQIPTLQEIIDLTKGLEIIHGRKIGLYPEIKHSLYFRTLGFPIEQLVVDILHKNGYEGSEAPACIQSFEIDALKELKNITQIRLMQLYDHPSLQPFDQYQKGADLTYGDMAAPDKLSEVAKYAYAVGPDKSYIIPRDQSNRLGRMTNFVNDAHEVGLKVYAYTFRAENHFLSAEYISGDRQPTTFGNFSAYLQVYYATGIDGIFCDHPDVPVRLRNTCSKYPQL; this is encoded by the coding sequence ATGATCTGTCGagttcagtatttttattattatgttagttctAAGCTTTATACTATTAAGAATATGAATCgtttatgtgttttttattttgtaagagttcaacatattctaaaacaaacaaatcttctATTCAGCACAGGAGTAACAAATATCCAATCCGAATCACTGTTTTGCCGCCCTCTAGTGATTGCCCATCGTGGAGCTTCGGGATATGTCCCCGAACATACTCTCGGTTCTTATGCCCTCGCAATATTGATGGGCACCGACTACATTGAGCCTGATCTTGTTTTAACCAGCGACCATCAAGTGATAGCACGACATGACAATGAATTAGGATTAACCACTGATATTGCCCTTCACCCTGAATTTGCTTCACGTCGAACAACAAAAACTGTTGATGGAGCCAAAGTAAATGGCTGGTTTACAGAAGATTTCACCCTCCCCGAGTTAAAAACGTTGCGAGCTATCGAGTCTCTCCCTGAAATACGACCAGGGAATGCAAGACTTGATCACATTTTTCAAATACCTACGCTTCAAGAGATAATAGATTTGACAAAAGGTTTAGAAATAATTCACGGAAGGAAAATCGGATTGTATCCTGAGATCAAACACAGTTTATATTTCCGCACACTGGGATTTCCAATAGAGCAACTTGTTGTagatattttgcataaaaatggTTACGAGGGATCCGAAGCGCCGGCGTGTATTCAGAGTTTTGAGATAGATGCCTTGAAGGAACTGAAGAATATTACCCAGATCCGACTCATGCAGCTGTACGATCATCCGTCGTTACAGCCGTTCGATCAATATCAGAAAGGTGCTGATCTTACTTATGGGGATATGGCAGCTCCTGATAAATTAAGTGAGGTTGCGAAATATGCTTATGCGGTGGGTCCTGATAAAAGCTATATTATTCCCCGTGACCAGAGCAACAGACTTGGTAGGATGACGAATTTTGTGAATGACGCGCATGAAGTAGGCTTAAAAGTGTATGCTTATACGTTTCGAGCTGAAAATCACTTTCTGTCAGCAGAATACATCAGCGGCGACCGTCAGCCGACCACCTTTGGTAATTTCTCCGCGTACTTACAAGTGTATTACGCCACTGGAATAGATGGAATATTTTGTGACCATCCCGATGTTCCTGTTCGCCTAAGAAATACCTGTTCAAAGTATCCTCAGTTGTGA
- the Uxs gene encoding UDP-xylose synthase isoform X1: MIRQSLKFRKTLTVLGIFCLLLLLFLILSKDNRGNGLHQRVDDVQEVNYRDFNQLTKKEKYINIEDMEKQIESLSKEENTKRELLEAKTRIEQLEKKIAILEGRVPQKYPDVKFLGYKERKRILVTGGAGFVGSHLVDVLMTQGHEVIVVDNFFTGRKRNVEHWFGHRNFEMIHHDIVNPLYVEADEIYHLASPASPPHYMQNPVKTIKTNTLGTINMLGLARRVGAKILIASTSEVYGDPMVHPQPESYWGHVNPIGPRACYDEGKRVAETLAYSYAKQEKVSVRVARIFNTYGPRMHVSDGRVVSNFIMQAIQNLTITVYGNGKQTRSFCYVSDLVDGLLGLMASSYTLPVNLGNPVEHTIEEFAMIIKNLVPGCRSTVATGAAVEDDPQRRRPDITIAEEHLHWKPKVSLQDGLQRTIDYFKEELSRTTFYNNQTYMDMKSHH, encoded by the exons ATGATAAGACAATCTCTGAAATTCAGAAAGACACTAACAGTCTTGGGCATATTCTGTTTAT TGCTTCTATTGTTCTTAATTCTTTCAAAAGATAACAGAGGGAATGGATTGCACCAAAGAGTGGATGATGTCCAGGAAGTAAATTATAGAGATTTTAATCAATTGACAAAGAAggagaaatatataaatatagaagATATGGAGAAACAAATAGAGTCATTAAGTAAAGAGGAGAACACAAAGCGAGAGTTGCTTGAAGCAAAGACAAGAATAGAACAGTTAGAGAAGAAAATAGCCATTCTAGAAGGAAGAGTGCCACAGAAGTATCCTGATGTTAAGTTTTTGGGATATAAAGAAAGGAAGAGGATATTG GTGACAGGTGGCGCTGGGTTTGTAGGTTCGCATCTGGTCGATGTACTTATGACACAAGGCCATGAAGTCATTGTTGTGGACAACTTCTTCACTGGCCGCAAGCGAAACGTCGAACACTGGTTCGGACACCGGAACTTTGAAATGATACATCATGACATAGTTAACCCACTTTATGTAGAG gCAGATGAAATTTATCACTTAGCTAGTCCTGCGAGTCCACCACATTATATGCAAAATCCTGTTAAGACAATTAAGACTAATACATTAGGAACTATTAATATGTTAG gTTTAGCACGTCGCGTAGGCGCTAAGATACTAATTGCAAGTACGTCAGAAGTATATGGCGATCCAATGGTGCACCCACAACCTGAATCATATTGGGGACACGTTAATCCTATAG GTCCACGTGCATGTTACGACGAAGGCAAGCGAGTGGCGGAGACGCTAGCGTATTCGTACGCTAAACAAGAGAAGGTGTCCGTCCGAGTGGCGCGGATATTCAACACGTACGGGCCGCGCATGCACGTCTCCGACGGACGCGTGGTCTCCAACTTCATCATGCAAGCTATACAGAATTTAACTATCACT GTGTACGGCAATGGAAAGCAGACACGCTCATTCTGTTACGTATCGGACCTCGTCGACGGTCTGCTGGGGTTGATGGCTTCGTCCTACACGCTACCTGTCAACCTTGGCAACCCTGTAGAACATACTATAGAAG AATTCGCGATGATAATAAAGAATCTAGTCCCGGGGTGTCGCAGCACGGTGGCGACGGGCGCGGCCGTGGAGGACGACCCGCAGCGTCGCCGACCTGACATCACAATCGCTGAAGAGCACCTGCACTGGAAACCTAAA GTTTCATTACAAGATGGTTTGCAGCGAACCATCGACTATTTTAAAGAAGAGTTGTCAAggacaacattttataataatcaaacCTACATGGACATGAAAAGCCATcattaa
- the Uxs gene encoding UDP-xylose synthase isoform X2 produces the protein MIRQSLKFRKTLTVLGIFCLYNRGNGLHQRVDDVQEVNYRDFNQLTKKEKYINIEDMEKQIESLSKEENTKRELLEAKTRIEQLEKKIAILEGRVPQKYPDVKFLGYKERKRILVTGGAGFVGSHLVDVLMTQGHEVIVVDNFFTGRKRNVEHWFGHRNFEMIHHDIVNPLYVEADEIYHLASPASPPHYMQNPVKTIKTNTLGTINMLGLARRVGAKILIASTSEVYGDPMVHPQPESYWGHVNPIGPRACYDEGKRVAETLAYSYAKQEKVSVRVARIFNTYGPRMHVSDGRVVSNFIMQAIQNLTITVYGNGKQTRSFCYVSDLVDGLLGLMASSYTLPVNLGNPVEHTIEEFAMIIKNLVPGCRSTVATGAAVEDDPQRRRPDITIAEEHLHWKPKVSLQDGLQRTIDYFKEELSRTTFYNNQTYMDMKSHH, from the exons ATGATAAGACAATCTCTGAAATTCAGAAAGACACTAACAGTCTTGGGCATATTCTGTTTAT ATAACAGAGGGAATGGATTGCACCAAAGAGTGGATGATGTCCAGGAAGTAAATTATAGAGATTTTAATCAATTGACAAAGAAggagaaatatataaatatagaagATATGGAGAAACAAATAGAGTCATTAAGTAAAGAGGAGAACACAAAGCGAGAGTTGCTTGAAGCAAAGACAAGAATAGAACAGTTAGAGAAGAAAATAGCCATTCTAGAAGGAAGAGTGCCACAGAAGTATCCTGATGTTAAGTTTTTGGGATATAAAGAAAGGAAGAGGATATTG GTGACAGGTGGCGCTGGGTTTGTAGGTTCGCATCTGGTCGATGTACTTATGACACAAGGCCATGAAGTCATTGTTGTGGACAACTTCTTCACTGGCCGCAAGCGAAACGTCGAACACTGGTTCGGACACCGGAACTTTGAAATGATACATCATGACATAGTTAACCCACTTTATGTAGAG gCAGATGAAATTTATCACTTAGCTAGTCCTGCGAGTCCACCACATTATATGCAAAATCCTGTTAAGACAATTAAGACTAATACATTAGGAACTATTAATATGTTAG gTTTAGCACGTCGCGTAGGCGCTAAGATACTAATTGCAAGTACGTCAGAAGTATATGGCGATCCAATGGTGCACCCACAACCTGAATCATATTGGGGACACGTTAATCCTATAG GTCCACGTGCATGTTACGACGAAGGCAAGCGAGTGGCGGAGACGCTAGCGTATTCGTACGCTAAACAAGAGAAGGTGTCCGTCCGAGTGGCGCGGATATTCAACACGTACGGGCCGCGCATGCACGTCTCCGACGGACGCGTGGTCTCCAACTTCATCATGCAAGCTATACAGAATTTAACTATCACT GTGTACGGCAATGGAAAGCAGACACGCTCATTCTGTTACGTATCGGACCTCGTCGACGGTCTGCTGGGGTTGATGGCTTCGTCCTACACGCTACCTGTCAACCTTGGCAACCCTGTAGAACATACTATAGAAG AATTCGCGATGATAATAAAGAATCTAGTCCCGGGGTGTCGCAGCACGGTGGCGACGGGCGCGGCCGTGGAGGACGACCCGCAGCGTCGCCGACCTGACATCACAATCGCTGAAGAGCACCTGCACTGGAAACCTAAA GTTTCATTACAAGATGGTTTGCAGCGAACCATCGACTATTTTAAAGAAGAGTTGTCAAggacaacattttataataatcaaacCTACATGGACATGAAAAGCCATcattaa
- the Uxs gene encoding UDP-xylose synthase isoform X3, with protein MKFNFKYQVLLLFLILSKDNRGNGLHQRVDDVQEVNYRDFNQLTKKEKYINIEDMEKQIESLSKEENTKRELLEAKTRIEQLEKKIAILEGRVPQKYPDVKFLGYKERKRILVTGGAGFVGSHLVDVLMTQGHEVIVVDNFFTGRKRNVEHWFGHRNFEMIHHDIVNPLYVEADEIYHLASPASPPHYMQNPVKTIKTNTLGTINMLGLARRVGAKILIASTSEVYGDPMVHPQPESYWGHVNPIGPRACYDEGKRVAETLAYSYAKQEKVSVRVARIFNTYGPRMHVSDGRVVSNFIMQAIQNLTITVYGNGKQTRSFCYVSDLVDGLLGLMASSYTLPVNLGNPVEHTIEEFAMIIKNLVPGCRSTVATGAAVEDDPQRRRPDITIAEEHLHWKPKVSLQDGLQRTIDYFKEELSRTTFYNNQTYMDMKSHH; from the exons atgaaatttaattttaaatatcaag TGCTTCTATTGTTCTTAATTCTTTCAAAAGATAACAGAGGGAATGGATTGCACCAAAGAGTGGATGATGTCCAGGAAGTAAATTATAGAGATTTTAATCAATTGACAAAGAAggagaaatatataaatatagaagATATGGAGAAACAAATAGAGTCATTAAGTAAAGAGGAGAACACAAAGCGAGAGTTGCTTGAAGCAAAGACAAGAATAGAACAGTTAGAGAAGAAAATAGCCATTCTAGAAGGAAGAGTGCCACAGAAGTATCCTGATGTTAAGTTTTTGGGATATAAAGAAAGGAAGAGGATATTG GTGACAGGTGGCGCTGGGTTTGTAGGTTCGCATCTGGTCGATGTACTTATGACACAAGGCCATGAAGTCATTGTTGTGGACAACTTCTTCACTGGCCGCAAGCGAAACGTCGAACACTGGTTCGGACACCGGAACTTTGAAATGATACATCATGACATAGTTAACCCACTTTATGTAGAG gCAGATGAAATTTATCACTTAGCTAGTCCTGCGAGTCCACCACATTATATGCAAAATCCTGTTAAGACAATTAAGACTAATACATTAGGAACTATTAATATGTTAG gTTTAGCACGTCGCGTAGGCGCTAAGATACTAATTGCAAGTACGTCAGAAGTATATGGCGATCCAATGGTGCACCCACAACCTGAATCATATTGGGGACACGTTAATCCTATAG GTCCACGTGCATGTTACGACGAAGGCAAGCGAGTGGCGGAGACGCTAGCGTATTCGTACGCTAAACAAGAGAAGGTGTCCGTCCGAGTGGCGCGGATATTCAACACGTACGGGCCGCGCATGCACGTCTCCGACGGACGCGTGGTCTCCAACTTCATCATGCAAGCTATACAGAATTTAACTATCACT GTGTACGGCAATGGAAAGCAGACACGCTCATTCTGTTACGTATCGGACCTCGTCGACGGTCTGCTGGGGTTGATGGCTTCGTCCTACACGCTACCTGTCAACCTTGGCAACCCTGTAGAACATACTATAGAAG AATTCGCGATGATAATAAAGAATCTAGTCCCGGGGTGTCGCAGCACGGTGGCGACGGGCGCGGCCGTGGAGGACGACCCGCAGCGTCGCCGACCTGACATCACAATCGCTGAAGAGCACCTGCACTGGAAACCTAAA GTTTCATTACAAGATGGTTTGCAGCGAACCATCGACTATTTTAAAGAAGAGTTGTCAAggacaacattttataataatcaaacCTACATGGACATGAAAAGCCATcattaa
- the beta3GalTII gene encoding beta-1,3-galactosyltransferase 6 codes for MFVSFLRRYRSMILASIFFFYIGCGITLSLLRLECADALAAKELSVSDSSLNKVEYAVIVLSGPDNEAKRDAIRATWMKFANNIFVENGEKLYKWNHTWTEHHVKQDFIKFYFVVGTQGLSELSILRLNSENNRSGDLLLLDSFEDSYKNLAVKMLHSLKWLRENLKKLKYLIKCDDDSFVRVDLIIKDLEAYAPEMNAHEISEYVTYKKDLPSYKGLYWGYFDGRARVYLNGKWQEKDWFLCDNYLPYALGGGYVISQSIVDYVGRNADILGHYNSEDVSMGVWTAALDGMNRVHDIRFDTEWKSRGCTTQMLVRHKQLPSDMFQLYKTLVHTHGEKLCKTENIVRKSYLYKWDVLPSMCCRLGN; via the exons atgttcgtGTCTTTTTTAAGAAGATACAGAAGTATGATTTTGGccagtattttctttttttatattggcTGTGGGATAACTTTGAGTTTATTACGACTCGAATGTGCCGACGCCCTTGCCGCCAAAGAACTAAGTGTATCAGATAGCTCATTAAATAAAGTTGAATATGCAGTAATTGTGCTGAGTGGGCCGGACAATGAAGCAAAGAGGGATGCCATTAGAGCTACATGGATGAAGTTTgctaacaatatatttgtgGAGAATGGTGAAAAGCTCTACAAATGGAACCATACTTGGACAGAACACCATGTCAAACAAGACttcataaagttttattttgtagtaggCACGCAAGGACTCAGTGAACTGAGTATACTACGACTAAACTCAGAGAACAACAGAAGTGGTGACCTACTGTTACTAGACAGTTTTGAAGATAGTTATAAGAACTTAGCAGTGAAAATGTTGCATTCCTTGAAGTGGTTGAGAGAAAAtttgaagaaattaaaatatttgatcaaatgTGATGATGACTCTTTTGTTAGGGTAGATTTGATAATAAAAGATTTGGAAGCTTATGCACCTGAAATGAATGCTCATGAAATAAGTGAATATGTCACTTACAAG aAAGATCTTCCTTCATACAAAGGCCTATATTGGGGCTACTTTGACGGAAGAGCTCGTGTCTACTTGAACGGAAAGTGGCAGGAGAAGGACTGGTTTCTCTGTGACAATTACTTGCCATACGCACTAGGTGGTGGCTATGTCATATCACAAAGCATTGTTGACTATGTCGGAAGAAATGCTGATATTTTGGG ACATTACAATTCAGAAGATGTCTCCATGGGCGTGTGGACCGCTGCATTGGACGGCATGAACCGAGTTCACGACATCAGATTCGATACTGAGTGGAAGTCCCGAGGTTGTACCACACAAATGCTTGTACGACACAAACAATTACCAAGTGACATGTTCCAATTATACAAGACATTGGTACACACTCACGGTGAAAAACTATGTAAGACTGAAAATATTGTAAGGAAATCTTATTTGTATAAATGGGATGTTTTGCCTAGTATGTGTTGTAGGTTAGGTAATTAG